One segment of Strix aluco isolate bStrAlu1 chromosome 17, bStrAlu1.hap1, whole genome shotgun sequence DNA contains the following:
- the LOC141931150 gene encoding rho GTPase-activating protein 39-like isoform X2: protein MAESSDWVEIIEPRSQERMYVNLTTGECGWEPPPNLKVRQSDQKQWWELFDQNNNRFYYYNAITRQTVWHRPQGCDIVPLAQLQAMKRSSQPDCQGRQHRGSAGSDGRSTPIQMTLLQEMKGKGDCAAEKRKDPGRETPTHWQPLPGTKAAMLVKVNSLRQIQSSSNSSLQLQSAPEANSQRSLPKPAIYAQPQSTSQSPGATKQMPTGETKQSMQIKKTENGGFCLVLMNGPTSQTPPRSQTGTPQPASPKYASPAPIYDEPSLESPIYDEPPVDMDTESVSMSGMSPPRSPSNSLKKQLQPTKLLQHPGMQQQQTGKKHARNPSSTEYSPAGREYIKHMVNVDQSSKLSHSSAATADASTKLPGQLTSKDSFKQSWRILEANVLKNMEAHHSRQNSLQTQEYPTGISHQDSGYSTGPSPSLRKRKGRRQGTAQGRPGSVGSSSELTALNDKLIAEMRAVVGRSAACRGSKASLDAESLESGIPAESSKVRFQSDHLKKCISRSSRDDVSASNRSLYRQGLESRGSFLNDVAAPQDTVRQKRTFEKIDSLEKNVTSQTSLALSDAARHSSQPGTIELDPKQESSGQSGGCVGYHFPYNTLRKPISQSSMADWASKNLNMHTQGIFRRRISISNMLSWNGGSIKKPMLITSNRTIKKEACEMFKLVQSYMGDRQTRMDQNHVALVTVTKCWSMQGLRDELYIQLIRQTTDNTCYRSLAWGWELMAISLAFFSPSPKFQSYLEGYIYRHLDSDENIAQRIKELVDLKNKKNSKSRKKRKQNTEDEGLPISTYAKYCYRKLQKVAVTGGKKGLRKPTVEEITHARNAIVTPSLFGSSLEEIMLRQQDMYPGNKLPWVQTQLSQQVLALGGEQTEGIFRIPGDIDEVNALKLQVDQWRIPSSLSDPNIPASLLKLWYRELEEPVIPQQFYKECISNYENPDAAVAVVQLLPELNRLVLCYLIHFLQIFAQPSNVGRTKMDVNNLAMVMAPNCLRCQSDDPRIIFENTRKEMSFLRMLIVHLDTSFIKGLV from the exons CTCGGACTGGGTGGAGATCATTGAGCCTCGCTCCCAGGAGCGGATGTACGTCAACCTGACCACCGGTGAGTGCGGCTGGGAGCCCCCTCCCAACCTGAAGGTACGCCAGTCGGACCAGAAGCAGTGGTGGGAGCTCTTCGACCAGAACAACAACCGCTTCTATTACTACAATGCTATCACACGGCAGACGGTGTGGCACCGGCCCCAGGGCTGCGACATTGTGCCCTTGGCGCAGCTCCAGGCTATGAAGCGCAGCTCCCAGCCCGACTGCCAGGGCCGGCAGCAccggggcagcgccggcagcGATGGCAGAAGCACCCCCATCCAAATGACCCTTCTGCAGGAGATGAAGGGCAAGGGGGACTGCGctgcagagaagaggaaagacccTGGCAG GGAGACTCCTACCCACTGGCAGCCTCTGCCAGGCACAAAAGCAGCCATGTTGGTCAAAGTGAACAGTCTGAGGCAGATACAGAGCTCTTCAAACAGTTCGCTTCAGCTGCAGAGTGCTCCAGAGGCCAACAGCCAGAGATCTCTTCCAAAACCAGCCATATATGCTCAGCCTCAATCCACGTCCCAGAGCCCTGGAGCAACAAAGCAAATGCCTACAGGAGAAACAAAGCAGTCTATGCAGATCAAGAAGACAGAGAATGGTGGGTTTTGCCTAGTGCTGATGAACGGTCCAACTTCTCAAACACCTCCAAGGAGCCAGACAGGAACCCCCCAGCCTGCATCTCCCAAGTATGCCTCCCCTGCACCTATATACGATGAGCCATCTTTGGAGTCTCCAATTTATGATGAGCCACCAGTAGATATGGACACTGAAAGTGTCAGTATGAGTGGGATGTCACCACCAAGGTCGCCAAGCAATAGCttaaaaaagcagctgcagccaACAAAATTATTACAGCATCCAGgtatgcagcagcagcaaactggAAAGAAGCATGCAAGAAATCCCTCTTCCACTGAATACAGCCCAGCTGGCAGAGAATATATAAAACACATGGTCAATGTTGATCAGTCTTCCAAACTCTCCCACTCTTCTGCTGCAACAGCTGATGCCTCTACTAAACTGCCTGGTCAGCTTACTTCAAAGGACAGCTTCAAGCAGTCCTGGAGGATCTTGGAAGCCAACGTCCTCAAGAACATGGAAGCCCACCACAGTCGGCAGAACAGCCTGCAAACGCAAGAGTACCCAACTGGTATAAGCCATCAGGATTCTGGTTATTCAACTGGCCCTTCTCCAAgcttgagaaaaaggaaaggaaggaggcaAGGAACAGCTCAAGGAAGACCTGGctctgtgggcagcagcagcGAGCTCACGGCTTTGAATGATAAGCTGATCGCTGAGATGCGTGCTGTGGTGGGCAGGTCAGCAGCCTGCAGGGGAAGCAAAGCCAGCCTTGATGCTGAAAGTCTGGAGAGTGGCATCCCAGCAGAGAGCAGCAAAGTCAGGTTTCAGTCCGACCACTTGAAAAAATGCATCAGCCGGAGCTCAAGGGACGACGTCTCAGCTAGTAATAGGTCTCTGTATAGACAGGGCCTGGAGAGCAGGGGCAGCTTTCTCAATGATGTGGCTGCTCCACAGGACACAGTGAGGCAGAAGAGGACTTTTGAGAAAATAGATTCTCTAGAAAAGAATGTGACCAGCCAGACAAGTTTGGCTTTGTCAGATGCTGCGCGCCACTCCTCCCAG CCCGGGACAATAGAGCTGGACCCCAAGCAGGAGAGCAGTGGCCAGTCTGGCGGCTGTGTAGGGTATCACTTCCCTTACAATACTCTACGGAAGCCCATCTCTCAGAGCAGCATGGCAGACTGGGCTTCTAAAAACCTGAACATGCACACGCAGGGCATCTTCCGCCGAAGGATCTCCATCTCCAACATGCTGTCCTGGAACGGCGGCTCTATCAAAAAGCCAATGCTCATCACTAGCAACCGCACCATCAAAAAAGAGGCGTGTGAGATGTTCAAACTGGTGCAGAGCTACATGGGAGATCGTCAGACTCGCATGGACCAGAACCACGTGGCGCTGGTCACGGTCACCAAGTGCTGGAGCATGCAAGGTTTACGGGATGAGCTCTATATACAGCTGATTCGGCAGACCACAGATAATACATGCTACAGAAGTCTGGCATGGGGCTGGGAACTGATGGCCATCAGTCTGGCCTTTTTCTCCCCATCACCCAAATTTCAGTCTTATCTGGAAGGTTACATTTATCGCCACCTTGACAGCGATGAAAACA TTGCCCAGCGCATCAAGGAGCTTGTGGatctgaaaaacaagaagaactcaaaatccaggaaaaagaggaaacaaaacaccGAGGATGAAG GTCTGCCCATCAGCACCTACGCCAAATACTGCTACCGGAAACTCCAGAAAGTAGCTGTCACCGGAGGCAAAAAG GGCCTCCGTAAACCAACAGTGGAAGAGATAACACATGCCAGGAATGCCATCGTGACGCCATCGCTCTTCGGCAGCTCTCTGGAAGAAATCATGCTGCGGCAGCAGGACATGTACCCAGGTAACAAGCTGCCCTGGGTGCAGACGCAGCTATCGCAGCAGGTCCTGGCTCTGGGAGGAGAACAGACCGAGGGGATTTTCAG GATACCTGGTGACATTGATGAAGTCAATGCATTGAAGTTGCAGGTGGATCAGTGGAGAATCCCAAGCAGCCTCAGTGACCCCAACATCCCAG CCTCTCTTCTCAAGCTCTGGTATCGGGAGCTGGAGGAGCCTGTGATCCCCCAGCAGTTCTACAAGGAGTGTATCAGCAACTATGAGAACCCTGACGCTGCCGTGGCCGTGGTGCAGCTTTTGCCGGAGCTCAACAGACTGGTGCTGTGTTACCTCATACACTTCCTGCAG ATCTTTGCTCAGCCGTCAAATGTGGGCAGGACGAAGATGGATGTGAACAACTTGGCTATGGTGATGGCCCCCAACTGCCTGCGCTGCCAGTCTGATGACCCTCGCATTATCTTTGAGAACACGCGCAAAGAAATGTCCTTTCTTCGCATGCTGATAGTGCACTTGGACACAAGCTTCATCAAAGGGCTGGTTTGA
- the LOC141931150 gene encoding rho GTPase-activating protein 39-like isoform X1, whose translation MPQSYQPLWRSGRNEHVPCKSSDWVEIIEPRSQERMYVNLTTGECGWEPPPNLKVRQSDQKQWWELFDQNNNRFYYYNAITRQTVWHRPQGCDIVPLAQLQAMKRSSQPDCQGRQHRGSAGSDGRSTPIQMTLLQEMKGKGDCAAEKRKDPGRETPTHWQPLPGTKAAMLVKVNSLRQIQSSSNSSLQLQSAPEANSQRSLPKPAIYAQPQSTSQSPGATKQMPTGETKQSMQIKKTENGGFCLVLMNGPTSQTPPRSQTGTPQPASPKYASPAPIYDEPSLESPIYDEPPVDMDTESVSMSGMSPPRSPSNSLKKQLQPTKLLQHPGMQQQQTGKKHARNPSSTEYSPAGREYIKHMVNVDQSSKLSHSSAATADASTKLPGQLTSKDSFKQSWRILEANVLKNMEAHHSRQNSLQTQEYPTGISHQDSGYSTGPSPSLRKRKGRRQGTAQGRPGSVGSSSELTALNDKLIAEMRAVVGRSAACRGSKASLDAESLESGIPAESSKVRFQSDHLKKCISRSSRDDVSASNRSLYRQGLESRGSFLNDVAAPQDTVRQKRTFEKIDSLEKNVTSQTSLALSDAARHSSQPGTIELDPKQESSGQSGGCVGYHFPYNTLRKPISQSSMADWASKNLNMHTQGIFRRRISISNMLSWNGGSIKKPMLITSNRTIKKEACEMFKLVQSYMGDRQTRMDQNHVALVTVTKCWSMQGLRDELYIQLIRQTTDNTCYRSLAWGWELMAISLAFFSPSPKFQSYLEGYIYRHLDSDENIAQRIKELVDLKNKKNSKSRKKRKQNTEDEGLPISTYAKYCYRKLQKVAVTGGKKGLRKPTVEEITHARNAIVTPSLFGSSLEEIMLRQQDMYPGNKLPWVQTQLSQQVLALGGEQTEGIFRIPGDIDEVNALKLQVDQWRIPSSLSDPNIPASLLKLWYRELEEPVIPQQFYKECISNYENPDAAVAVVQLLPELNRLVLCYLIHFLQIFAQPSNVGRTKMDVNNLAMVMAPNCLRCQSDDPRIIFENTRKEMSFLRMLIVHLDTSFIKGLV comes from the exons CTCGGACTGGGTGGAGATCATTGAGCCTCGCTCCCAGGAGCGGATGTACGTCAACCTGACCACCGGTGAGTGCGGCTGGGAGCCCCCTCCCAACCTGAAGGTACGCCAGTCGGACCAGAAGCAGTGGTGGGAGCTCTTCGACCAGAACAACAACCGCTTCTATTACTACAATGCTATCACACGGCAGACGGTGTGGCACCGGCCCCAGGGCTGCGACATTGTGCCCTTGGCGCAGCTCCAGGCTATGAAGCGCAGCTCCCAGCCCGACTGCCAGGGCCGGCAGCAccggggcagcgccggcagcGATGGCAGAAGCACCCCCATCCAAATGACCCTTCTGCAGGAGATGAAGGGCAAGGGGGACTGCGctgcagagaagaggaaagacccTGGCAG GGAGACTCCTACCCACTGGCAGCCTCTGCCAGGCACAAAAGCAGCCATGTTGGTCAAAGTGAACAGTCTGAGGCAGATACAGAGCTCTTCAAACAGTTCGCTTCAGCTGCAGAGTGCTCCAGAGGCCAACAGCCAGAGATCTCTTCCAAAACCAGCCATATATGCTCAGCCTCAATCCACGTCCCAGAGCCCTGGAGCAACAAAGCAAATGCCTACAGGAGAAACAAAGCAGTCTATGCAGATCAAGAAGACAGAGAATGGTGGGTTTTGCCTAGTGCTGATGAACGGTCCAACTTCTCAAACACCTCCAAGGAGCCAGACAGGAACCCCCCAGCCTGCATCTCCCAAGTATGCCTCCCCTGCACCTATATACGATGAGCCATCTTTGGAGTCTCCAATTTATGATGAGCCACCAGTAGATATGGACACTGAAAGTGTCAGTATGAGTGGGATGTCACCACCAAGGTCGCCAAGCAATAGCttaaaaaagcagctgcagccaACAAAATTATTACAGCATCCAGgtatgcagcagcagcaaactggAAAGAAGCATGCAAGAAATCCCTCTTCCACTGAATACAGCCCAGCTGGCAGAGAATATATAAAACACATGGTCAATGTTGATCAGTCTTCCAAACTCTCCCACTCTTCTGCTGCAACAGCTGATGCCTCTACTAAACTGCCTGGTCAGCTTACTTCAAAGGACAGCTTCAAGCAGTCCTGGAGGATCTTGGAAGCCAACGTCCTCAAGAACATGGAAGCCCACCACAGTCGGCAGAACAGCCTGCAAACGCAAGAGTACCCAACTGGTATAAGCCATCAGGATTCTGGTTATTCAACTGGCCCTTCTCCAAgcttgagaaaaaggaaaggaaggaggcaAGGAACAGCTCAAGGAAGACCTGGctctgtgggcagcagcagcGAGCTCACGGCTTTGAATGATAAGCTGATCGCTGAGATGCGTGCTGTGGTGGGCAGGTCAGCAGCCTGCAGGGGAAGCAAAGCCAGCCTTGATGCTGAAAGTCTGGAGAGTGGCATCCCAGCAGAGAGCAGCAAAGTCAGGTTTCAGTCCGACCACTTGAAAAAATGCATCAGCCGGAGCTCAAGGGACGACGTCTCAGCTAGTAATAGGTCTCTGTATAGACAGGGCCTGGAGAGCAGGGGCAGCTTTCTCAATGATGTGGCTGCTCCACAGGACACAGTGAGGCAGAAGAGGACTTTTGAGAAAATAGATTCTCTAGAAAAGAATGTGACCAGCCAGACAAGTTTGGCTTTGTCAGATGCTGCGCGCCACTCCTCCCAG CCCGGGACAATAGAGCTGGACCCCAAGCAGGAGAGCAGTGGCCAGTCTGGCGGCTGTGTAGGGTATCACTTCCCTTACAATACTCTACGGAAGCCCATCTCTCAGAGCAGCATGGCAGACTGGGCTTCTAAAAACCTGAACATGCACACGCAGGGCATCTTCCGCCGAAGGATCTCCATCTCCAACATGCTGTCCTGGAACGGCGGCTCTATCAAAAAGCCAATGCTCATCACTAGCAACCGCACCATCAAAAAAGAGGCGTGTGAGATGTTCAAACTGGTGCAGAGCTACATGGGAGATCGTCAGACTCGCATGGACCAGAACCACGTGGCGCTGGTCACGGTCACCAAGTGCTGGAGCATGCAAGGTTTACGGGATGAGCTCTATATACAGCTGATTCGGCAGACCACAGATAATACATGCTACAGAAGTCTGGCATGGGGCTGGGAACTGATGGCCATCAGTCTGGCCTTTTTCTCCCCATCACCCAAATTTCAGTCTTATCTGGAAGGTTACATTTATCGCCACCTTGACAGCGATGAAAACA TTGCCCAGCGCATCAAGGAGCTTGTGGatctgaaaaacaagaagaactcaaaatccaggaaaaagaggaaacaaaacaccGAGGATGAAG GTCTGCCCATCAGCACCTACGCCAAATACTGCTACCGGAAACTCCAGAAAGTAGCTGTCACCGGAGGCAAAAAG GGCCTCCGTAAACCAACAGTGGAAGAGATAACACATGCCAGGAATGCCATCGTGACGCCATCGCTCTTCGGCAGCTCTCTGGAAGAAATCATGCTGCGGCAGCAGGACATGTACCCAGGTAACAAGCTGCCCTGGGTGCAGACGCAGCTATCGCAGCAGGTCCTGGCTCTGGGAGGAGAACAGACCGAGGGGATTTTCAG GATACCTGGTGACATTGATGAAGTCAATGCATTGAAGTTGCAGGTGGATCAGTGGAGAATCCCAAGCAGCCTCAGTGACCCCAACATCCCAG CCTCTCTTCTCAAGCTCTGGTATCGGGAGCTGGAGGAGCCTGTGATCCCCCAGCAGTTCTACAAGGAGTGTATCAGCAACTATGAGAACCCTGACGCTGCCGTGGCCGTGGTGCAGCTTTTGCCGGAGCTCAACAGACTGGTGCTGTGTTACCTCATACACTTCCTGCAG ATCTTTGCTCAGCCGTCAAATGTGGGCAGGACGAAGATGGATGTGAACAACTTGGCTATGGTGATGGCCCCCAACTGCCTGCGCTGCCAGTCTGATGACCCTCGCATTATCTTTGAGAACACGCGCAAAGAAATGTCCTTTCTTCGCATGCTGATAGTGCACTTGGACACAAGCTTCATCAAAGGGCTGGTTTGA